The Acidobacteriota bacterium genome includes a window with the following:
- a CDS encoding STAS domain-containing protein, with amino-acid sequence MDIQQRAVGDVVVLSILGDITMTGSGVPRVADTVRRVIQEGHTRLVLDLGHVRYVDSAGLGDLVQAQSAARNRSAAVKLVNVNKRLNDLLVLTKLVTVFDCFEDEPEALASFEQATVPH; translated from the coding sequence ATGGACATCCAGCAACGGGCCGTGGGAGACGTGGTCGTGTTGTCGATTCTGGGCGACATCACCATGACTGGAAGCGGAGTCCCTCGAGTGGCGGACACCGTTCGACGCGTCATTCAGGAAGGGCATACCCGTCTCGTGCTCGATCTCGGGCACGTGCGATATGTGGATAGCGCCGGGCTCGGGGATCTCGTCCAGGCGCAATCCGCCGCGCGGAACCGGAGCGCGGCCGTCAAGCTGGTCAACGTCAACAAGCGGCTCAACGATCTCCTGGTGTTGACGAAGCTCGTGACGGTGTTCGACTGCTTCGAGGACGAACCAGAGGCGTTGGCCAGCTTTGAGCAGGCAACCGTGCCCCATTGA
- a CDS encoding heavy metal sensor histidine kinase has translation MILSLRARLAAISTVVFGVVLAAFSIGSYQLLDRWLDADVTERLTQLTDGLHGYLQLGGDTASVAFDASDNDQAAFVHEATRYFRVYDVETGRRLATSSGFTSLGLELTPAEVRAFRAQPTRFDVETAYGRLRVASSLRTLPGHAAYLLQVGVPLAPMDAALGRYRDLLLWPVPAALLAAAFGAWWLSGVALRPLSRMAGAARQIDVTTLDYRLPVRGADDELDRVAYAFNETLGRLEHAVGEMRQFSAALAHELRTPLAALRGEIELALRIPGTSDAQQRVLSSEIEEIDRLTRLIDQILTLARAEAGQIRLTFAPVDLGDLAASLVEQLEPVAQARSISLSCEKSGIVIVDGDTGWLRRLLLNLLGNALKFTEEDGRVVVRLSRQADMARIDVEDSGIGLSIEDAPHVFERFFRADRARSPATEGAGLGLSLVRWIAEQHRGTASVESRLGEGSTFTVTLPVGRA, from the coding sequence ATGATCCTGTCGTTGCGCGCCCGGCTGGCGGCGATCTCCACGGTCGTGTTCGGGGTAGTGCTCGCGGCATTCAGCATCGGGTCCTATCAACTGCTGGACCGGTGGCTCGACGCCGACGTCACCGAACGCCTCACGCAATTGACAGACGGCCTTCACGGGTATCTGCAGTTGGGTGGCGACACCGCCTCGGTCGCATTCGATGCCAGCGACAACGACCAGGCGGCGTTTGTCCACGAGGCGACCAGGTACTTCCGGGTCTACGATGTCGAGACGGGGCGTCGTCTTGCGACGTCGAGCGGCTTTACGTCTCTCGGTCTCGAGCTGACTCCCGCCGAGGTCAGAGCGTTTCGCGCTCAGCCGACACGATTCGATGTCGAGACCGCGTATGGCCGGCTTCGCGTGGCCTCCAGCCTGAGGACGCTGCCGGGCCACGCCGCGTATCTCCTGCAGGTGGGAGTCCCCCTGGCCCCGATGGATGCCGCGTTGGGGCGCTATCGAGACCTGCTGCTCTGGCCCGTGCCGGCAGCGCTGCTCGCCGCCGCGTTCGGCGCGTGGTGGCTTTCCGGTGTAGCCTTGCGCCCCCTCTCGCGGATGGCTGGGGCAGCGCGACAGATCGACGTGACGACCCTCGATTACCGTCTGCCTGTTCGGGGAGCAGACGATGAACTCGATCGGGTCGCGTACGCGTTCAACGAGACTCTCGGCCGTCTGGAACACGCCGTCGGAGAAATGCGTCAGTTCAGCGCCGCGCTGGCGCACGAATTGCGCACGCCGCTGGCGGCGCTACGGGGCGAGATTGAGCTGGCCCTTCGGATTCCGGGCACGAGCGACGCACAGCAGCGCGTGTTGTCGAGCGAGATTGAGGAGATCGACAGGCTGACGCGATTGATCGATCAGATCCTGACTCTGGCCCGCGCCGAGGCTGGACAGATTCGACTGACGTTTGCGCCGGTCGATCTCGGAGATCTGGCAGCCTCTCTCGTTGAGCAGCTCGAACCGGTCGCTCAGGCGAGATCCATTTCGTTGAGCTGCGAGAAGTCAGGGATTGTGATCGTCGACGGAGACACCGGCTGGCTCCGGCGGCTGCTGCTGAACCTTCTTGGAAACGCCCTGAAGTTCACCGAGGAGGATGGCCGGGTGGTGGTGCGACTCTCCCGGCAGGCCGACATGGCCCGGATAGACGTGGAGGACTCCGGCATCGGTCTGTCGATCGAAGATGCTCCACATGTGTTCGAGCGCTTCTTTCGGGCCGATCGCGCCCGTTCGCCCGCGACTGAGGGTGCGGGACTCGGCCTCAGCCTGGTCAGATGGATTGCGGAACAACACCGCGGGACGGCGAGTGTCGAGAGCCGGCTCGGTGAAGGCTCCACGTTTACCGTCACGTTGCCAGTCGGTCGAGCCTGA
- a CDS encoding response regulator transcription factor, producing MRVLVIEDDRKVASFIQTGLEQEGYAVDLLHDGAGAGEQARTIDYDAVVLDLMLPGRSGFQVLRDIRAWKASLPVIILSAKDSLDDRVTGLDAGADDYMTKPFALAELSARLRALLRRGEPRESVLRVADLELDTVRRSVRRGGTAIDLKPKEYALLEFLMQHADRPLPKTLIIEHVWDIHFDSISNVVEVHINSLRNKIDRGFAVPLIRTIRGVGYILTDSPS from the coding sequence ATGCGCGTCCTGGTGATTGAAGACGATCGGAAAGTTGCGAGCTTCATCCAGACCGGCCTGGAGCAGGAGGGCTACGCCGTCGACCTTCTTCACGACGGCGCCGGGGCCGGAGAGCAGGCTCGCACGATCGACTATGACGCGGTCGTACTCGACTTGATGCTGCCGGGCCGGTCCGGGTTCCAGGTGCTCCGCGACATCCGCGCGTGGAAGGCGTCACTTCCCGTGATCATTCTCTCGGCGAAAGACTCGCTGGACGATCGCGTGACGGGTCTGGATGCCGGCGCGGATGATTACATGACGAAGCCGTTTGCGCTGGCTGAGCTGTCGGCTCGCCTCCGGGCGCTGCTCAGGCGCGGAGAACCCAGGGAGAGCGTGTTGCGCGTCGCCGACCTCGAACTGGACACCGTTCGTCGGAGCGTGCGGCGAGGCGGAACCGCCATCGACCTGAAACCCAAGGAATACGCGCTCCTCGAGTTTCTGATGCAGCACGCCGATCGGCCGCTGCCGAAGACCCTGATCATCGAGCACGTCTGGGACATCCACTTCGACAGCATCAGCAACGTCGTCGAAGTGCACATCAATTCGCTGCGAAACAAGATTGACAGGGGATTCGCCGTTCCCCTGATTCGCACCATCCGCGGCGTGGGCTACATCCTCACCGATTCGCCGTCATGA